The following coding sequences are from one Humulus lupulus chromosome X, drHumLupu1.1, whole genome shotgun sequence window:
- the LOC133806920 gene encoding uncharacterized protein LOC133806920 has product MDACIRGEILDESHTTPFSLHSGTTKMYLDLKSLYRWPMMRKDVMEYVEKYLTCHQVKAKHQRPAGLLQPLGDPEWKWEDIIMDIVVGLPRMVRQHNSEVRVRYHVLRYEDLEQQTNFSYEEEPVQILDQKDNVFRNKTIPLVKVLWKNNKDEEATWDSESDMRDQYPKLFK; this is encoded by the exons ATGGATGCTTGTATTAGaggagagattttggatgagtctcataccactccttttTCATTGCActcaggcaccacaaagatgtatctgGATCTGAAATCTTTGTATCGGTGGCCAATGATGAGGAAAGATGTAATGGAATATGTGGAAAAGTACCTAACTTGTCATCAGGTGAAGGCTAAACACCAGAGGCCTGCTGGGTTATTACAACCTTTAGGTgatcctgagtggaagtgggaagacatcattATGGATATTGTAGTGGGTTTGCCTAGAATGGTGAGGCAACATaattcg GAGGTACGTGTCAGATaccatgtgttgaggtatgaggaTCTAGAACAACAGACAAATTTTTCCTATGAAGAggagccagttcagattttggaccaGAAAGATAATGTCTTTAGAAACAAGActattcctctggttaaagtattgtggaaaAACAACAAAGACGAGGAGGCAACTTGGGACTcagagtcagatatgcgggatcagtatcccaagctattcaAGTAA